A window of the Trichoderma asperellum chromosome 6, complete sequence genome harbors these coding sequences:
- a CDS encoding uncharacterized protein (EggNog:ENOG41): MAGTGKSTISRTLAQVRNKSGDLGATFFFKRGVTDRANLKKFVSTLARQLARNVPGLDIHVKAAIDVDSTIVEEDTSLSHSQRSKRAQSADSRLRVLITSRPELPIRLGFNNIKGTYEDIALHEIPASTIKHDITVFLRHKLSLIKKECDQFPEGPKLPQDWPGEVAVLKLVMMAIPLFIFATTTKISAFFLEEFIAFR; encoded by the exons ATGGCAGGGACGGGCAAATCAACCATTTCTCGTACCTTGGCTCAAGTACGAAACAAGTCAGGCGATCTCGGTGctactttcttctttaaGAGAGGTGTGACTGACCGAGCAAACCTCAAGAAGTTTGTATCGACGCTTGCTCGCCAGTTGGCTAGAAATGTTCCAGGACTCGATATCCATGTCAAGGCTGCAATCGATGTCGACTCCACTattgttgaagaagacacaTCATTGAGCCACTCTCAAAGGTCCAAAAG AGCTCAGAGTGCCGACTCCCGACTCCGAGTCCTCATAACTAGCCGACCAGAACTTCCTATCCGCCTTGGATTTAACAACATCAAAGGTACCTACGAAGATATTGCCCTCCATGAGATTCCCGCATCGACAATTAAACATGATATCACGGTCTTCCTTCGGCACAAATTGAGCCTGATCAAAAAAGAATGTGATCAATTTCCAGAAGGACCAAAATTACCACAAGACTGGCCCGGCGAAGTAGCTGTGCTGAAGCTTGTTATGATGGCCATTCCCTTGTTCATTTTTGCAACAACCACTAAAATATCCGCTTTCTTCCTTGAAGAGTTCATTGCTTTTCGCTAG
- a CDS encoding uncharacterized protein (EggNog:ENOG41~SECRETED:SignalP(1-17)), whose amino-acid sequence MHFYHLAFSALAGQALAAPSAAASATPTPQNWLYSPQIDDVALNLLDRHDIVGVQAQYTWKSLEPTEGYYNFSKITRDYKNVLGKGKKLWVQVQDRTFDPSNDPVPGYLHTPYYNNGSAPSCDGNCTSENFNVTGYVAQQWNARVRSRYQALLKELAHDFDGKITGLNLPETSITVDVTANNYTDEGYFLGELENAGYAASVFKKSYAVQYVNFWPDGWNNTNNRFTDSFNYYAKHGVGVGGPDLIPNKPGQMKNSYVYIPEYHNKVPITVIAVQQPDVLNETNAATGKPFTKEEFVDFAVNDLKIDIIFWTTIIPWLQGK is encoded by the coding sequence ATGCACTTCTACCATTTGGCCTTCTCAGCTCTTGCTGGACAGGCTCTTGCTgctccatcagcagcagctagtGCTACTCCAACGCCGCAAAATTGGCTATACAGTCCTCAAATTGATGATGTGGCCTTGAACCTCCTGGATCGACATGACATTGTTGGAGTTCAAGCTCAATATACCTGGAAGTCCCTTGAGCCAACTGAGGGTTACTATAACTTTTCCAAAATCACGCGCGATTACAAAAATGTACTCGGCAAAGGCAAGAAGCTCTGGGTTCAGGTTCAAGACAGAACCTTTGACCCCTCTAATGATCCTGTCCCTGGATATTTGCATACACCATACTACAACAATGGAAGTGCACCATCTTGTGATGGAAACTGCACTAGTGAGAACTTCAATGTCACTGGCTATGTAGCGCAGCAATGGAATGCGCGAGTGCGTTCTCGTTACCAGGCCCTCTTGAAGGAGTTGGCTCATGACTTTGATGGTAAAATTACTGGCCTCAATTTACCGGAGACGTCCATCACTGTGGATGTAACCGCGAATAACTACACCGACGAGGGCTATTTCCTGGGCGAACTGGAGAACGCCGGCTATGCAGCCAGTGTTTTCAAGAAGAGCTATGCCGTGCAGTATGTCAACTTTTGGCCTGATGGATGGAATAACACGAACAACCGTTTCACCGACTCCTTTAACTATTACGCGAAGCATGGCGTGGGTGTTGGCGGACCTGACTTGATCCCGAACAAGCCAGGACAGATGAAAAACTCATACGTCTATATCCCGGAGTATCACAACAAGGTACCGATTACCGTTATCGCCGTCCAGCAACCCGACGTGCTGAATGAGACCAATGCGGCTACCGGAAAGCCATTTACCAAGGAAGAATTTGTTGATTTCGCTGTTAACGATCTCAAGATTGATATTATCTTTTGGACGACAATTATCCCTTGGCTGCAAGGCAAATGA